TCCCTCGCCCCCGACCAGGCCCACGCCCGGCTCCACGAGCTGACCGTCATCGATGTGCGCACCCCCGGCGAGTACGCCTCGGGCCACATAGCGGGCGCCCACAACATCCCCGTGGACCGTCTCGACGCGGCCGTGCCCGTCCTGAAGTCCGCCGCCGAGCGCGGTGACCTCGTCATGGTGTGCGCCTCCGGCGCCCGCTCCGCGCAGGCCTGCGCCACCCTCACCGCACACGGCATCCCCGCCGCCACGCTCACCGGCGGCACGACCGCCTGGAGCCGGCACGGACACGACCTGCACCGTCCGGCCGACGCCCGCGGCGTCTGGCCCATGGACCGGCAGGTCCGCTTCGTCGCCGGGTCCCTGGTCCTCGTCGGACTCGCGGTCGGACAACGCCGTTCGGCCGCCCGCTGGTTGTCCGTCGGCGTCGCCGGAGGCCTGGTGTACTCGGCCGTCAGCGGTAGCTGCGCCATGGCCCGTGTTCTGGCCAAGCTCCCGCTCAATCAGCCCCGTGCCACCGACTTCGACGACACCCTCGCGGTACTGGCCGCAACAGGGCAGTAGTAGTCGGAAATCGATGCCGTCGCGATCATCTCCGATCGCTCGATGTCAGCCTCGGAGATACTCCCGTCGGCGCCTCGGCCGTCCGCATACGGTGCGGTCACGCGGCCGGACGGGCATCGCCGATCCCGCCGCACAGCCGACAACCAAGGGGAGGCGCTATGGCGAGTGTGGAAGTGTCGCTGAAGGAAATGATGACCGCGGCCGAGGGAGCGTTGGGGGCGGCCGTGGTCGACTACACCAGCGGCATGGCGCTGGGTACGCTGGGCGGAGGCAAGGACCTCGACCTCACGATCGCTGCCGCCGGAAACACGGATGTCGTCCGCGCGAAGGTGCGGACCATGGAGCAACTGGGTCTCAAGAGCCGGATCGAGGACATCCTGATCACTCTCGAAACGCAGTACCACCTCATCCGACCGGTCACCGGACGCAACGGCAACGGTCTGTTCCTCTACCTCGTGCTCGACAAGGCGCGTTCGAATCTGGCGATGGCCCGCCACCAACTCAAGCGCGTCGAGGAGCAGTTGGAAGTCTAGGACGGCCGGATCCTCTGGCTGACGTGTGCCCACGA
This portion of the Streptomyces mirabilis genome encodes:
- a CDS encoding rhodanese-like domain-containing protein codes for the protein MTAISLAPDQAHARLHELTVIDVRTPGEYASGHIAGAHNIPVDRLDAAVPVLKSAAERGDLVMVCASGARSAQACATLTAHGIPAATLTGGTTAWSRHGHDLHRPADARGVWPMDRQVRFVAGSLVLVGLAVGQRRSAARWLSVGVAGGLVYSAVSGSCAMARVLAKLPLNQPRATDFDDTLAVLAATGQ